In a single window of the Neospora caninum Liverpool complete genome, chromosome VIIa genome:
- a CDS encoding WD-40 repeat protein, related: MASRGTGRPRGGGGRSGRKGEEEKKRMRLIPRKRQPAESRPEGLFRKRAKKDDDEEILSDDADGPAFSEEDEKVGSRDAGEIDSDTQEDIQGELPDERRLRVAREYLNRLARSGKARRDEEDEDEEEEEEEDEEEEEVAKLLQKEAASRSASTFNSVASLLSLSASPTAFLRGHKLPLTCVAAPGVGDASERTPEAGVGSSPSPLDRHVYTGGKDCCVILWDLQEEKKIVFEGQRNNVHAGGHFRPVLDVCVAPDESFFCSVGEDELVRIWDARASTRKCVATLRGHTGPIRSVKFNSFPSSASATMARGERSAFSSAGDIEIVTCSADKSVKLWNLNLRACLNSFYGHTAPVSRLDIIQPNKPLTVGEDNCARSWKLIQDSHLVFSPQLSALESCALLTPSLFACGSASGVVSLYATTLKRPLGAQFARQRAGKMETGDKAEAACGKDAGVTAMAAMRRTDVFFSGTEDGQIQMWKVKAKRTGNKREDEESESNAASSKALSLLSVSCGAPTGGVVADLTLSPSYGLLVAGVSKESRLGRWVVNKSARNGIAIYKLQQR; encoded by the exons ATGGCCTCTCGAGGCACAGGCCGcccgagaggcggcggaggccgtTCAGggcggaaaggcgaagaagagaaaaaacggatgAGGCTGATtccgcggaagagacagcccgCGGAGTCGCGACCTGAGGGCCTGTtcagaaagagagcgaagaaagacgacgacgaagaaatcCTCTCAGACGACGCCGACGGACCTGCGTTctcggaagaagacgagaaagtaggcagcagagacgccggTGAAATCGACTCGGACACTCAAGAGGACATCCAAG GAGAACTACCGGATGAGCGACGGctgcgcgtcgcccgcgAGTACCTGAACCGGCTGGCGCGCTCTGGCAAGGCGCgacgcgacgaggaagacgaagacgaggaggaagaagaggaagaagatgaagaggaggaagaagtggCTAAACTTTTGCAGAAAGAAGCGGCAAGCAGA TCGGCGTCCACCTTCAATTCCGTCgcttctttgctctctctaTCGGCATCTCCGaccgcctttcttcgcgggCACAAACTTCCTCTTACCTGCGTCGCTGCTCCTGGCGTCGGCGACGCCTCGGAGCGCACTCCTGAGGCAGGCGTCGGatcctcgccctcgcctctcgaccGCCACGTGTACACCGGCGGCAAGGACTGTTGCGTGATTCTCTGGGACTtgcaagaagagaagaaaatcgTTTTCGAGGGACAACGCAACAACGTCCACGCCGGCGGACACTTCCGCCCCGTCCTGGACGTTTGCGTCGCTCCCGATGAAAGCTTCTTCTGCTCAgttggagaagacgaactcgTCCGAATATGGGACGCCCGAGCCAGCACCAGAAA GTGCGTTGCAACGCTGCGGGGACACACAGGCCCGATTCGATCCGTTAAATTCAattcgtttccttcctcggcgtcggcgaCGATGGCGCGCGGCGAACGttcggccttctcttcggcAGGAGACATCGAAATTGTCACGTGCAGCGCCGACAAGAGCGTGAAGCTCTGGAACCTAAATCTCCGCGCGTGCCTCAACAGCTTCTACGGCCACACTGCCCCAGTCTCCCGCCTCGACATCATACAGCCGAACAAACCGCTAACTGTCGGCGAAGACAACTGCGCTCGAAGTTGGAAG CTGATTCAAGACAGCCACCTTGTTTTCTCGCCCCAACTCTCCGCCCTGGAAAGCTGTGCACTTCTCACGCCGTCGCTCTTTGCATGCGGCAGCGCATCGGGTGTCGTTTCGTTGTACGCCACGACTCTGAAGCGCCCTCTCGGCGCTCAGTtcgcgcgacagagagcagggaaaatggagacaggagacaaggcCGAAGCCGCTTGTGGCAAGGACGCAGGCGTCACGGCCATGGCTGCCATGCGCCGAACAgatgtcttcttttccggcACCGAAGACGGACAGATCCAAATGTGGAAAGTAAAGGCGAAACGCACAGGCAACAaacgcgaggacgaag AGTCTGAGTCGAACGCGGCCTCGTCGAaagcgctctctctcctcagtgTCTCGTGCGGCGCACCGACGGGCGGCGTCGTCGCTGACCtcacgctgtctccttcctaCGGTTTGCTCGTCGCCGGAGTCAGCAAGGAAAGCCGCCTCGGGCGGTGGGTTGTGAACAAATCCGCGCGCAACGGCATTGCGATCTACAAACTTCAGCAGCGGTAG